The Georgenia faecalis genome includes a window with the following:
- a CDS encoding diacylglycerol/lipid kinase family protein, translating to MSWEQWVSIVALVLAVAGLAVGLAVWRAVKARTPSFSRDEPEAPPAEDDDATPAGPPAVVFNPSKTADGDRLRALVTQSAAEAGLGEPLWYETTIEDPGLGQAREAVAAGASVVIAAGGDGTVRAVAEALAGTSTPMALLPLGTGNLLARNLDLPLGDEREMVATALTGRDRPIDLGWLRTEPLSPEHARREAGSPDASSAASSDKTDSAEAAEGRYNDPAKPEDGSSEGPPKVEAGALPASDPDKEHVFLVIGGMGFDAAMVSAADDELKAKIGWAAYFFAGVKHLTGRKVRATLELGTSDASETFSARTVLFANCGRLPGGVVLFPDAQLDDGWLDIAAINTKGGLIGWADLLRKVILQGIGIRKDLVPYSTGTIDFRRARTVTVRTEEPEHVQVDGDLVGMATVVHARVEASGLVVRTS from the coding sequence GTGTCCTGGGAACAGTGGGTGAGCATCGTCGCGCTCGTACTTGCGGTCGCCGGCCTCGCGGTCGGCCTGGCCGTGTGGCGGGCCGTCAAGGCGCGCACACCGTCCTTCAGCCGCGACGAGCCCGAGGCCCCACCGGCCGAGGACGACGACGCGACCCCCGCCGGACCGCCCGCCGTCGTCTTCAACCCGTCCAAGACCGCCGACGGGGACCGGCTGCGCGCACTCGTCACCCAGTCCGCCGCCGAGGCGGGGCTGGGGGAGCCGCTCTGGTACGAGACGACGATCGAGGACCCGGGGCTGGGGCAGGCGCGCGAGGCCGTCGCCGCGGGCGCGTCGGTGGTCATCGCCGCCGGTGGGGACGGCACGGTGCGCGCGGTCGCCGAGGCGCTGGCCGGGACATCGACCCCGATGGCGCTGCTGCCCCTCGGCACGGGCAACCTCCTCGCCCGCAACCTCGACCTGCCCCTGGGCGACGAGCGCGAGATGGTCGCCACCGCGCTCACCGGCCGCGACCGTCCCATCGACCTCGGGTGGCTGCGCACCGAGCCGCTGAGCCCCGAGCATGCCCGCCGGGAGGCCGGCTCCCCCGACGCCTCCTCGGCCGCGAGCTCGGACAAGACCGACTCGGCCGAGGCAGCGGAAGGCCGCTACAACGACCCCGCCAAGCCCGAGGACGGCTCCAGCGAGGGGCCGCCGAAGGTGGAGGCCGGTGCACTGCCCGCGTCGGACCCGGACAAGGAGCACGTCTTCCTCGTCATCGGCGGCATGGGCTTCGACGCCGCCATGGTGAGCGCCGCCGACGACGAGCTCAAGGCGAAGATCGGCTGGGCCGCCTACTTCTTCGCGGGCGTCAAGCACCTCACCGGGCGCAAGGTGCGGGCGACGCTCGAGCTCGGCACGTCCGACGCGTCCGAGACCTTCTCCGCGCGCACGGTGCTGTTCGCCAACTGCGGGCGGCTGCCGGGCGGCGTCGTCCTCTTCCCCGACGCCCAGCTCGACGACGGCTGGCTCGACATCGCCGCCATCAACACCAAGGGCGGCCTCATCGGGTGGGCGGACCTCCTGCGCAAGGTGATCCTCCAGGGCATCGGGATCCGCAAGGACCTCGTGCCCTACAGCACGGGCACGATCGACTTCCGCCGTGCCCGCACCGTCACCGTGCGCACCGAGGAGCCCGAGCACGTCCAGGTGGACGGCGACCTCGTGGGGATGGCTACCGTCGTCCACGCCCGCGTCGAGGCCTCGGGTCTCGTCGTGCGCACGTCCTGA
- a CDS encoding 1-acyl-sn-glycerol-3-phosphate acyltransferase has translation MRIRRRLARAYWAVSRWRLRSQPLPDDDAGILIGAPHTSNWDFLLMLAIAWDSGMSLRFLGKESLFRAPFGGVMRALGGIPVDRSDPHGVVDEVVGRLRAGERFYLAITPEGTRSKAAYWKSGFYRMAREADLPVVLGYVDRTTRTTGFGPTLRMTGDVRADMDRIRAFYADKAGIKPALRTEPRLREEPSSPSS, from the coding sequence GTGAGGATCCGACGCCGTCTTGCCCGCGCCTACTGGGCGGTGAGCCGCTGGCGGCTGCGCTCCCAGCCGCTGCCCGACGACGACGCCGGCATTCTCATCGGCGCCCCGCACACGTCGAACTGGGACTTCCTCCTCATGCTCGCGATCGCCTGGGACTCCGGCATGAGCCTGCGCTTCCTCGGCAAGGAGAGCCTCTTCCGGGCGCCGTTCGGCGGCGTCATGCGCGCGCTCGGAGGGATCCCGGTGGACCGTTCCGACCCGCACGGGGTCGTCGACGAGGTGGTCGGCCGGCTCCGGGCCGGCGAGCGGTTCTACCTCGCCATCACCCCGGAGGGCACGCGCAGCAAGGCGGCCTACTGGAAGTCGGGCTTCTACCGAATGGCCCGGGAGGCCGACCTCCCGGTGGTCCTCGGGTACGTCGACCGCACGACGAGGACGACGGGGTTCGGCCCCACCCTGCGGATGACCGGCGACGTGCGCGCGGACATGGACCGCATCCGCGCGTTCTACGCGGACAAGGCCGGCATCAAGCCCGCCCTGCGGACCGAGCCGCGCCTGCGCGAGGAGCCCTCCTCCCCGTCCTCGTGA